Proteins encoded by one window of Crassostrea angulata isolate pt1a10 chromosome 9, ASM2561291v2, whole genome shotgun sequence:
- the LOC128163420 gene encoding uncharacterized protein LOC128163420, whose protein sequence is MDPHSSAQDVHRCDLCETAIVHSYCDFCHVNLCKPCVVDHISDGYDKHKIVPFQERRSTLIYPKCATHSHKNCDWQCKNCNNIFVCSSCTASEIHREHIFVEVSEVYMTKKNAIADEANKLENVISPTYEEIALDLENQLADLDGGYEKLTTTMSKQGEQWHREIDIVVNKMKTEISEIKVKHRDILQKHLDEIKQIQALIKQSLLAIEELKKSTEVSPTIEYSSKIREFSKLPPKVKITHPTFIPKPLDHKKLNRLFGQITPLSTATEEDVLSLNQPNTSVKTLLDEPELVATIQTGYEKLHSVTYLNEDYIWTYGLTKDIKCFNMKGELLHTVSNKSEQRPNDIAVDSDGNLLFSDWKSRTVNKVINGQTEELIRLQGWVPGKLCVTSNDDLLVIMFSDNETQSKVVLYSGSTEKQTIQFDDEGKPLYSRNAHIKYITENRNHDICVADSEAGAVVVVNQNGKLRWRYIGHPSVTKKEPFKPFGITTDSQSRILTADYYNHCIHILDQDGQFLRYIDNCDLQNPYGLCVDNNDNLFVSESFKGNVKKIKFLR, encoded by the coding sequence ATGGATCCTCATTCTAGCGCCCAGGACGTGCAccgatgtgacctttgtgagaccgccatagtacacagctactgtgacttttgtcatgtCAACCTCTGCAAGCCCTGTGTAGTAGATCACATCTCAGATggatatgacaaacataaaatagtccCTTTCCAGGAACGAAGATCAACTCTGATTTACCCAAAATGTGCGACACACTCACACAAAAATTGTGACTGGCAGTGCAAAAATTGCAACAACATATTTGTTTGTTCTTCTTGTACTGCATCAGAAATACACAGAGAACATATTTTTGTAGAAGTGTCAGaagtttacatgacaaagaaaaaTGCTATTGCGGACGAGGCAAATAAGTTAGAAAACGTTATTTCTCCTACCTATGAAGAAATTGCACTCGACTTGGAAAATCAGCTTGCCGACCTGGATGGAGGATATGAGAAACTTACAACAACAATGTCCAAACAAGGAGAgcaatggcacagagaaattgacattgttgtcaataaaatgaaaactgaaatcagTGAGATTAAAGTAAAACACAGAGACATTTTACAGAAACACTTGGATGAAATTAAACAGATACAGGCTCTCATAAAACAATCATTACTAGCCATAGAAGAACTCAAGAAATCCACTGAAGTATCTCCTACCATTGAATACAGCTCTAAGATCAGAGAGTTCAGCAAGTTGCCACCCAAAGTAAAGATTACACATCCAACATTCATTCCAAAACCATTAGACCATAAAAAGTTGAATCGCTTGTTTGGACAGATCACTCCTTTGTCTACTGCTACAGAAGAGGATGTCTTGTCATTAAACCAACCCAACACTTCAGTCAAAACACTACTGGATGAACCGGAACTTGTTGCCACAATACAGACAGGGTATGAAAAACTACACAGTGTTACCTATCTTAATGAAGATTATATTTGGACATATGGGTTGACAAAGGATATCAAATGCTTTAACATGAAAGGTGAATTGCTTCATACAGTTAGCAACAAATCAGAACAACGACCCAATGATATAGCTGTAGACAGTGATGGGAATTTACTTTTCAGTGACTGGAAATCAAGGACAGTGAATAAAGTAATTAATGGACAGACAGAAGAGTTGATCAGATTACAGGGATGGGTGCCTGGTAAGCTGTGTGTCACCTCTAATGATGATCTCCTGGTTATCATGTTCAGTGATAATGAAACTCAATCCAAAGTTGTCCTTTACTCGGGATCtacagagaaacaaacaattcagtTTGATGATGAAGGTAAACCTCTGTACTCGCGGAATGCTCACATTAAATACATCACTGAAaacagaaaccatgacatctgtgtagctgactCTGAGGCTGGTGCAGTAGTGGTTGTTAATCAGAACGGGAAACTCAGATGGAGATACATCGGTCATCCCTCAGTTACCAAAAAGGAACCATTTAAACCATTTGGTATTACAACAGACAGTCAGAGTCGTATCCTGACAGCAGATTATTACAACCATTGTATTCACATTCTGGATCAGGATGGACAGTTTCTccgttacattgataactgtgatctGCAGAATCCTtatggtttatgtgtggacaataATGACAATCTGTTTGTATCAGAATCTTTCAAAggcaatgtaaagaaaataaaatttcttagATAG